The genomic window AGGGATGTCTACATCCATCCTGTTTGATGCTACAGATGGCCATTGGAGGCATCATTTACCATAACTACTGactaaacatataaaaataattttgcttctCAATGAACAACTAAACATTTAGCATTTTTTCCCTTGTTCCCAAAGATAGCTAGGGCTTtgttcttcaaataaataaagaacaatatCAAACAGACATATTAAAATAGTTGAATGTGATTTTGTTAGGGGTTATAATATTCCATGGGATCTGGCTTCTGATATTTTATTCTGGGTCATAATAAAAttaggttttattttctgagccAAGACTAATGGCAAAGGAGATAGTCCCTAGCAATTCTAGACACTCAAAAGTAGGCCATACATTATAACCTCTACTAATTTATTAACTTAGAatatccatttgttttgtttactcttgGTCCTTTAACATTCATCTTAAATACCTGTACATGGAAAGTACTTAAAAATATGTTGGATAAATGAATACCAACCTTTAGCTCTCTGGAATGAGTACCATGctgtactatttattttattttataacaaacGGTAGTAGTTAGGAGTTAGGacatgttatattttaaagatggtaTACAATTCAATTTAATGAAATATActattttagttctttttaagGGGCATGTATTATTAGTTtggaaattttcttaaattttttttaaaagaaaaacgaCCATCTTGGTATtgtattactatttttttttctataagggTCCTAGGCACTCACTTCTTAGACCTACCAAACGAACAAAACAAAGTATTAAGAGttatttgatttataaattaCCATTAAAAGTGAACTACAGCTTATCAAAGTCAAATTAATATACCAAGGACACAAAATCAAAATGCCAGAAGTGAGTAGGCGGAGTAAGAATGTCAACAAAACTGCCACCAGCGGAGAATGGAGGCTCCCACACACCCAGTAAGAGGCAGATCAGGTGTGGGGCAGGGTTCTCTTCCTCTGTACCAACAACCAGCTGCTCTGGCAGGCATGGTGCTTGGTGCATTTTGTTCCTCTTCGTTTTGGCCTACTCCCTACCCCCATCCTTTTTAGAGCACCCTTAATTAATGAGCAATTGTATGTCTCTCTATAGCTCAGTACAATTTGACGCTGGCTATGTTTTAGACAATTCCAACAAGCAATTTTGAAAAAGCACCTACCCCCACACACTGTACCTTTTGATGTACCTGGACTCTCTGGTAAGAGAGACAGGctaattgttttcctttgctgctcTGCTAACACCGCCTCTGACAAGCCCTATCTTTTTATCTCTCCTCACCTGTAGAGGCCAAGGAAACGGAGTGTGCCCATGAGTGCAAAATACGTGTTGTGATTTGGATACCAGTCGTAAGTCTCTTTCTTTTTGGCCAAGGGCTGCTCCCTGAACATATTCACCACTTTCATGGACTTTGAATCGGTGGGCCTGGCCACTTCACCAAAGATTCGGGCACTTAAACGAGACATGCGCAGTGCATATTCTGAAAGCGAAGCCATTTCTTAAGCCGTGAGGTATAAGATTCCCTAGAGAAAAGGAGATTAATAGGTGAGCGTGAGAAATTTTGCACTTATCTGGTAAACATTgtagaaaatgaaacacagaaagcCACCCATGAATTACCGTGTTCCTTTGGCAAGATCTGCCCTGGAGTTGAGACATATCCACTCTGGAGCTACTTCTTTCCTCACGCCTgtggtttttatattttgtgtttatatactATGTTGCTTTGGTGTATTGCCTTTCTTACAATTTGTGATTCAATAGGCTATTTACTTGTCGTCAAGTTTACTTATTTGCAAGCTGGATGAAGGGGACAGGGAAACAAGTTATTCTGCTATAGCATCGTTATTATACCTTCAGAAAACAACCACCCAGGCAATCTGCAGATAAATATGCTGACTGCTTGCCATCTAAAGGTGTAATCATGGCAGAGAAGTAATTATGCTGTTGTCTTTATTATCAGCCCTTTGAACACTGTTCTCCTCAAGGGCACCAGATGGCTCTGAGAACTGCTAATGAGTTATGAGGTCATTTGGCCTCTAGGTTACTGGATTGAATTCTGCCTAGCAACTGAAAGCCATTTGGGAAAAACAGACAGTAGTTCTATAGAAACAAAACTCAACAGCTCAAATAAGGATCATCAGCTTAAAAGATCTGTTATCCCTGAACAAAAGTCACCTAGGAATTATGATGCTATTCATCAGCCGTAATGCAGACCAACTCCTCAACAGTACCTTTTCCTTCAGAGGTACAGAATGTAGAAACAGACATAAGAATTATAACTAGGGCATTGAAAATTATAGCTGATAGACAGTAAAAAAAACCCTACACATGGACATGTAAAAATCAAGAAtgcttctgggggctggagagacagcctgcagtgaacagcacttgctgctgctCTAAAGAGGACAGTTCAGTTCATGGCGCCCATGCTGGACTGCTCATAAGTGCCTGGAACTAacccagctccatgggatctgatgccttcttttggcctctgtgggcaccacactCAAATGGCATggattcacacagacacagacataagaaaaagtgaaaaatatttaccaccaacaataaaaagaatgctTCTAGTAGAATAAACATGTCATCTCATCCCAGGCCAGATAGATGGGCTACTGTCGGCAGAATACGctaatttatatgaaattttcatgCCAAGATGAGAATACTTGCTGGCTAAAGGACTGTTTGGGAGATAGTCTGGCTGAGAGAAAAAGGagctggtttttaaacataaaaaaggcataaatctatcttgaaaaaaactgAGGAAGAACTATACCAAAACCTCCCAAGGAGAAGGGTGCTGAAATAAAACAGCTCTCTAGAGTTTTGCACATTACCCTTGCAAAGTCTGGTTCCATCAAACCaatacttcaaaaattaaaatgccaggagtgtgggaggaaggaagaacgcCAATAAAACTGCCTGCCACCTGCAGAGACAAGGTCCCACACACCTGCTGAAAGACAAGGCTAGGTGCAGGACACCTGATAAAACTTCAAAATAGTGCTCGCAAGAAATAAACTCAGTTTGCTTGAAGA from Microtus ochrogaster isolate Prairie Vole_2 unplaced genomic scaffold, MicOch1.0 UNK4, whole genome shotgun sequence includes these protein-coding regions:
- the Mrps33 gene encoding 28S ribosomal protein S33, mitochondrial, producing MASLSEYALRMSRLSARIFGEVARPTDSKSMKVVNMFREQPLAKKKETYDWYPNHNTYFALMGTLRFLGLYRDEHQDFKDEQRRLKKLRGKVKPKKGEGKRATKKK